A genomic region of Desulfuromonas sp. contains the following coding sequences:
- the ygbF gene encoding tol-pal system protein YbgF: MYRIKLICAVIAVAACCGLTACAAPGTMTSPAMAPAAPAPAQALENDQLQSIDARLQRLQDSVVMLEARLLDQQRMIDSLKQRVGQGNAGSPVIDEGAKSSQQSPTEIYLAAFGDYASGQYQKSISGFNRFLQLFPANDYASNARYWLAECYLALGQFGQAVANFDQVVNDYPKSSKAPDSMLKKAAALYQLNDNEGAMETIQLLRERYPKSSAAKNATENFN, encoded by the coding sequence TTGTATCGAATCAAACTGATATGCGCCGTTATTGCTGTCGCCGCCTGCTGCGGGCTGACCGCCTGTGCGGCCCCGGGAACAATGACAAGCCCTGCCATGGCGCCAGCTGCACCGGCACCAGCCCAGGCCTTGGAGAATGATCAGCTTCAGAGCATTGATGCCCGCCTGCAGCGTTTGCAGGACAGCGTCGTTATGCTTGAGGCCCGCCTGCTCGACCAGCAGAGAATGATTGATTCTCTGAAGCAACGGGTCGGTCAGGGCAACGCCGGCAGCCCGGTGATCGACGAAGGCGCAAAATCTTCACAACAGTCACCAACTGAAATTTATCTGGCGGCCTTCGGCGACTACGCATCCGGGCAGTACCAGAAATCGATCAGCGGCTTCAATCGCTTTCTGCAGCTCTTCCCGGCCAACGATTATGCCAGCAATGCCCGTTACTGGCTGGCGGAGTGCTACCTCGCTCTCGGCCAGTTCGGCCAGGCGGTTGCGAATTTTGACCAGGTCGTCAACGATTACCCGAAAAGCAGTAAGGCACCCGACTCCATGTTAAAAAAAGCGGCAGCCCTTTATCAGCTCAACGACAATGAAGGCGCCATGGAAACCATACAGCTCCTGCGGGAGCGTTACCCGAAAAGTTCTGCGGCGAAGAACGCCACGGAGAATTTCAACTGA
- a CDS encoding peptidase U32, with product MDKLELLAPAGNYEKLVTAFDYGADAVYLGSENFGLRAMAGNFGYDQLARARDLASARQKKIYLTLNAYLVSGEFETLAEEIEQLKRFDLDAYIISDPGVLSLVRELDPEREIHLSTQANTTNVFAARFWQQAGVRRINLARELTIEDIKTFADDGSVELEAFVHGAMCVAYSGRCLLSAAMSDRSANAGACAHPCRWNYSLVEESRPDQSFPIEEDRHGTYLMNSRDLCLIEHLPQLVKAGVRHFKIEGRMKSRYYVAVVTRAYRAALDRYRDDPETWQCDPYWLEELDKVSHRPYDTGFLFGHADPQLHAKDTHYRRSYDFIGLVLAVEPDGTGLVEGKNRFFPGDEIELFGPGMRQAWFTVGEVVRETGEAVEVVQPNARVMMPLPAGSRAGDLLRRAKAEER from the coding sequence ATGGATAAGCTTGAATTGCTCGCACCCGCCGGCAATTATGAAAAGCTTGTGACAGCTTTTGATTACGGGGCTGACGCGGTCTACCTCGGAAGTGAGAACTTCGGTTTGCGCGCGATGGCCGGGAACTTTGGCTATGATCAGCTGGCCCGGGCCCGGGATCTTGCGAGCGCGCGGCAGAAAAAAATTTACCTGACCCTCAATGCCTACCTGGTGTCGGGAGAATTTGAGACGCTGGCCGAGGAAATCGAGCAGCTCAAACGCTTTGATCTCGATGCCTATATCATTTCCGATCCCGGAGTTCTCAGCCTGGTTCGCGAACTCGACCCGGAACGGGAGATTCATCTTTCGACCCAGGCCAATACGACCAATGTTTTTGCCGCCCGGTTCTGGCAACAGGCCGGAGTGCGACGGATTAACCTGGCCCGCGAGCTGACCATTGAGGATATCAAGACCTTTGCCGATGACGGCTCGGTTGAACTGGAGGCGTTTGTCCACGGGGCGATGTGTGTCGCTTATTCCGGGCGTTGCCTGCTCTCGGCGGCGATGAGCGACCGCAGCGCCAACGCCGGTGCCTGCGCTCATCCCTGCCGCTGGAACTACTCCCTGGTCGAAGAGAGCCGGCCGGATCAATCTTTTCCGATCGAAGAGGACCGTCACGGAACTTACCTGATGAACAGTCGCGACCTTTGCCTGATCGAGCATCTGCCGCAGCTGGTCAAGGCCGGCGTGCGGCATTTCAAGATCGAGGGGCGGATGAAGAGCCGTTATTATGTCGCGGTTGTTACCCGGGCCTATCGGGCGGCCCTCGATCGCTACCGCGATGATCCGGAGACCTGGCAGTGCGACCCGTACTGGCTCGAGGAGCTCGACAAGGTGAGCCACCGACCCTATGACACCGGTTTCCTTTTTGGTCATGCTGATCCGCAGCTGCATGCCAAAGATACCCACTACCGCCGATCTTACGATTTTATAGGCCTGGTCCTCGCAGTTGAACCGGACGGCACCGGGCTGGTCGAAGGGAAAAACCGTTTCTTTCCGGGAGATGAGATCGAGCTGTTCGGTCCGGGCATGCGCCAGGCCTGGTTCACGGTTGGAGAAGTGGTTCGAGAAACCGGGGAGGCGGTCGAGGTTGTTCAGCCGAACGCCCGGGTCATGATGCCCCTGCCGGCCGGAAGCCGGGCCGGCGATCTGCTCCGGCGCGCCAAGGCCGAAGAGCGTTAA